A region of the Mytilus edulis chromosome 11, xbMytEdul2.2, whole genome shotgun sequence genome:
tttatctaattacatggaaaatatttcaagaaaCCAAACTTTCATTTGTGCATAATCTGAACAATATTGATTAAATACCAGCATATCTTCACAGGAACATTTATGCCATCTTtaactaaataaatgaataaatcaatcagtcaggggtactacatGTACTACTTGTTCAAGTTATTTTTATACCACGGCAAAAACtggtataatggtatgatgttgtagTCGTCTGCTTCATCATCATTGACCGAAGATACATTTGTTTTCAGATAATAACTTTTAGTTTttaaagtgaatggatctctatgaaatgttttaagaaggatcaataccacaaaagaaaggtttggaATGATTTTGTGGATGATGGAattcgaattagactatttactggatttgtaaaatcataagcaacacgactggtgccatgaagagcaggatctgcttacctgaCCGAATCACCTAAGAGCACCCAAGTTTTTgatagggtttgtgttgcttagtcttagttttctatgttatgtcttgtgaactattatttggGTGTCTTtcctattttagccatggcgttgtcagtttattttcgatctatcatCAGAGCTTGActgtccgtttggtatcttttgttttagccatggcgttgtcagtttattttcgatctatcatCAGAGCTTGACTGTtcgtttggtatcttttgtctctccttcatcatgttcatgaacaattaaaaTCTCATTTTGTCTGTTACTGTATCTTCAGAACACTTCTCATTTGCAAGCCTACAAGgggcaatttttgaaggccttgtgcaaatattttaaatgaactttgtGCAATCCATTTCTTTGTGGAAtaaatgagatgaaacattgaactctaataaaaaaaattatgagctAGCCTGAGAAAATTTGTTAAAGGCATGTTTTTAATCTCAAAACTTGAGAATTTTTGTGGAATTGTAAAAAAAGATTActattaacatatatatttaactaaataaattaataaatcaatcagtcaggggtactactagTTGTTCATGTTATCTTTACACCAAAGCAAAAAAtggtataatggtatgatgtagCCTAGTCGTCTGCTTCATCATCATTGTCCGAAGATACatttattttcagataataacttttagtttttaaagtgaatggatctctatgaaatgtTTTAAGAAAGATCAATGATTTTGTGGATGATGGAattcgaattagactatttactggatttgtaaaaACATatgcaacacgactggtgccatatgaagagcaggatctgcttacccaatAGGAGCACCTAAGaacacccccagtttttggtggggtttgtgttgcttagtcttagttttctatgttatgtcttgtgaactattatttgtctgtctttttctttttttattgtttttagccatgacgttgtcagtctattttcgatctatgagcttgactgttcgtttggtatcttttgttttagccatgacgttgtcagtctattttcgatCTATCATCAGAGCTTGActgtccgtttggtatcttttgttttagccatggcgttgtcagtttattttcgatctatcatCAGAGCTTGActgtccgtttggtatcttttgttttagccatgacgttgtcagtctattttcgatCTATCATCAGAGCTTGATTGtccgtttggtatcttttgttttagccatggcgttgtcagtttattttcgatctatcatCAGAGCTTGActgtccgtttggtatcttttgttttagccatggcgttgtcagtttattttcgatctatcatCAGAGCTTGActgtccgtttggtatcttttgttttagccatggcgttgtcagtttattttcgatctatcatCAGAGCTTGActgtccgtttggtatcttttgttttagccatggcgttgtcagtttattttcgatctatcatCAGAGCTTGActgtccgtttggtatcttttgttttagccatggtgttgtcagtttattttcgatctatcatCAGAGCTTGActgtccgtttggtatcttttgttttagccatggcgttgtcagtttattttcgatctatcatCAGAGCTTGActgtccgtttggtatcttttgttttagccatggcgttgtcagtttattttcgatctatcatCAGAGCTTGActgtccgtttggtatcttttgttttagccatgacgttgtcagtctattttcgatCTATCATCAGAGCTTGActgtccgtttggtatcttttgttttagccatggcgttgtcagtttattttcgatctatcatCAGAGCTTGActgtccgtttggtatcttttgttttagccatggcgttgtcagtttattttcgatctatcatCAGAGCTTGActgtccgtttggtatcttttgttttagccatggcgttgtcagtttattttcgatctatcatCAGAGCTTGActgtccgtttggtatcttttgttttagccatggcgttgtcagtttattttcgatctatcatCAGAGCTTGActgtccgtttggtatcttttgttttagccatggtgttgtcagtttattttcgatctatcatCAGAGCTTGActgtccgtttggtatcttttgttttagccatggcgttgtcagtttattttcgatctatcatCAGAGCTTGActgtccgtttggtatcttttgttttagccatggcgttgtcagtttattttcgatctatcatCAGAGCTTGActgtccgtttggtatcttttgtctctcctTCATGAACAATTAAAATCTCATTTTGTCTGTTACTGTATCTTCAGAACACTTCTCATTTGCAAGCATACAAGGGACAGTTTTTGAAGGCCTTGtccaaatattttaaatgatctTTGTGCAATCCATTTCTTTGTGGAAtaaatgagatgaaacattgaactctaataaaaaaaattatgagctAGCCTGAGAAAATTTGTTAAAGGCATGTTTTTAATCTCAAAACTTGAGAATTTTTGTGGAATTGTAAAAAAAGATTActattaacatatatatttaactaaataaattaataaatcaatcagtcaggggtactactagTTGTTCATGTTATCTTTACACCAAAGCAAAAAAtggtataatggtatgatgtagCCTAGTCGTCTGCTTCATCATCATTGTCCGAAGATACatttattttcagataataacttttagtttttaaagtgaatggatctctatgaaatgtTTTAAGAAAGATCAATGATTTTGTGGATGATGGAattcgaattagactatttactggatttgtaaaaACATatgcaacacgactggtgccataTGAAGAGCACGATCTGCTTACCCAATAGGAGCACCTAAGaacacccccagtttttggtggggtttgtgttgcttagtcttagttttctatgttatgtcttgtgaactattatttgtctgtctttttcttttttcattgtttttagccatgacgttgtcagtctattttcgatctatgagcttgactgttcgtttggtatcttttgttttagccatgacgttgtcagtctattttcgatCTATCATCAGAGCTTGActgtccgtttggtatcttttgttttagccatggcgttgtcagtttattttcgatctatcatCAGAGCTTGActgtccgtttggtatcttttgttttagccatggcgttgtcagtttattttcgatctatcatCAGAGCTTGActgtccgtttggtatcttttgttttagccatggcgttgtcagtctattttcgatCTATCATCAGAGCTTGActgtccgtttggtatcttttgttttagccatggcgttgtcagtttattttcgatctatcatCAGAGCTTGActgtccgtttggtatcttttgttttagccatggtgttgtcagtttattttcgatctatcatCAGAGCTTGActgtccgtttggtatcttttgttttagccatggcgttgtcagtttattttcgatctatcatCAGAGCTTGActgtccgtttggtatcttttgttttagccatggcgttgtcagtttattttcgatctatcatCAGAGCTTGActgtccgtttggtatcttttgtctctcctTCATGAACAATTAAAATCTCATTTTGTCTGTTACTGTATCTTCAGAACACTTCTCATTTGCAAGCATACAAGGGACAGTTTTTGAAGGCCTTGtccaaatattttaaatgatctTTGTGCAATCCATTTCTTTGTGGAAtaaatgagatgaaacattgaactctaataaaaaaaattatgagctAGCCTGAGAAAATTTGTTAAAGGCATGTTTTTAATCTCAAAACTTGAGAATTTTTGTGGAATTGTAAAAAAAGATTActattaacatatatatttaactaaataaattaataaatcaatcagtcaggggtactactagTTGTTCATGTTATCTTTACACCAAAGCAAAAAAtggtataatggtatgatgtagCCTAGTCGTCTGCTTCATCATCATTGTCCGAAGATACatttattttcagataataacttttagtttttaaagtgaatggatctctatgaaatgtTTTAAGAAAGATCAATGATTTTGTGGATGATGGAattcgaattagactatttactggatttgtaaaaACATatgcaacacgactggtgccataTGAAGAGCACGATCTGCTTACCCAATAGGAGCACCTAAGaacacccccagtttttggtggggtttgtgttgcttagtcttagttttctatgttatgtcttgtgaactattatttgtctgtctttttcttttttcattgtttttagccatgacgttgtcagtctattttcgatctatgagcttgactgttcgtttggtatcttttgttttagccatgacgttgtcagtctattttcgatCTATCATCAGAGCTTGActgtccgtttggtatcttttgttttagccatggcgttgtcagtttattttcgatctatcatCAGAGCTTGActgtccgtttggtatcttttgttttagccatggcgttgtcagtttattttcgatctatcatCAGAGCTTGActgtccgtttggtatcttttgttttagccatggcgttgtcagtctattttcgatCTATCATCAGAGCTTGActgtccgtttggtatcttttgttttagccatgacgttgtcagtctattttcgatCTATCATCAGAGCTTGActgtccgtttggtatcttttgttttagccatggcgttgtcagtttattttcgatctatcatCAGAGCTTGActgtccgtttggtatcttttgttttagccatggcgttgtcagtttattttcgatctatcatCAGAGCTTGActgtccgtttggtatcttttgttttagccatggcgttgtcagtttattttcgatctatcatCAGAGCTTGACTGTtcgtttggtatcttttgtctctcctTCATGAACAATTAAAATCTCATTTTGTCTGTTACTGTATCTTCAGAACACTTCTCATTTGCAAGCATACAAGGGACAGTTTTTGAAGGCCTTGtccaaatattttaaatgatctTTGTGCAAGCcatttctttgttgaattaacatttttttgttgaattaacatgattaatgagatgaaacattgaacccTAATGAAAAATTATGAGCTAGCCTGAGAAAAATTGTTAAAGACAAGTTTTTcatctcaaaacttgagaatTTTTGTGGAATTGTAAAAAAGATTACTGTAAATACATTGTTAttccaatatttatttttttaaattaaggggagattattcaaacattataattaacttaAAGAAGAATATTTGTCttcatgtaaataaatattaCGTTGTACTAGTAACACTGACTGCCTGTATAGACTAAATAGTGAAAGTACATTACCAAAACATTTATAACATGTTAAActattgtaaatttcattttatagatcttGAAATCTAAAGGTTACAACAAGCTATTAATACAGATTGGACGATGTGCCTTTGATCCATCTACAGAATGTTCTGTGAGAGGATTCACGGTAGAATGTTACAGATATAAACCATCTATTGCTGATGACATCAGTGACGCTTCACTGGTCATAAGTCATGCAGGTAACTATAGTAACCAGATATAAACCATCTATAGCTGATGACATCAGTGACGCTTCACTGGTCATAAGTCATGCAGGTAACTATAGTAACCAGATATAAACCATCTATAGCTGATGACATCAGTGACGCTTCACTGGTCATAAATCATGCAGATAACTATAGTTACCAGATATAAACCATCTATAGCTGATGACATCAGTGACGCTTCACTGGTCATAAGTCATGCAGGTAACTATAGTTACCAGATATAAACCATCTATAGCTGATGACATCAGTGACGCTTTACTGGTCATAAGTCATGCAGGTAACTATAGTAACCAGATATAAACCATCTATAGCTGATGACATCAGTGACGCTTCACTGGTCATAAATCATGCAGGTAACTATAGTTACCAGATATAAACCATCTATAGCTGATGACATCAGTGACGCTTCACTGGTCATAAGTCATGCAGGTAACTATAGTTACCAGATATAAACCATCTATAGCTGATGACATCAGTGAAGCTTCCCTGGTCATAAGTCATGCAGGTAACTATAGTAACCAGATATAAACCCTCCATAGCTGATGACATCAGTGACACTTCACTGGTAATAAGTCATGCAGGTAACTATAGTAACCAGATATAAACCCTCCATAGCTGATGACATCAGTGACGTTTCACTGGTCATAAGTCATGCAGGTAACTATAGTAACCAGATATAAACCCTCCATAGCTGACGACATCAGTGACACTTCACTGGTCATATTAGTCATGCAGGTAACTATAGTAACCAGATATAAACCCTCCATAGCTGATGACATCAGTGACACTTCACTGGTCATATAAGTCATGCAGGTAACTATAGTAACCAGATATAAACCCTCCATAGCTGATGACATCAGTGACACTTCACTGGTCATAAGTCATGCAGGTAACTATAGTAACCAGATATAAACCTTCCATAGCTGATGACATCAGTGACACTTCACTGGTCATATTTCATGCAGGTAACTATAGTAACCAGATATAAACCCTCCATAGCTGATGACATCAGTGACACTTCACTGGTCATAAGTCATGCAGGTAACTATAGTAACTAGATATAAACCATCCCTAGCTGATGACATCTGTAACGCTTCACTGGTCATAAGTCATGCAGGTAACTATAGTAACCAGATATAAACCTTCCATAGCTGATGACATCAGTAACACTTCACTGGTCATATTTCATGCAGGTAACTATAGTAACAAGATATATAAACCATCCATTATTAGCAAATGATTAGTtacatgagtttaaaaaaaagtaaaatcacaaaaacaccaaactctgaggaaaattcaaaactaaaagtccccaaccaaatggcaaaatgaaaagctcaaacacaccaaactaATGGACAaaatctgtcatatttctgacttggtagaaaatggtggatcaaacctggttttaaagcactAAACATCTTTATTATAtgtcagtcgcatcaaattccgttatatcgacaatgatgtgtgaacaaaacaaggAGACAGATTTttcagtataaatatatatatgtatatgtgacTGTTAAGCATGTTAAGTGGCTTTGATTGAGGAAATAATTACTggaattgatttattttatattataggaGCCGGGAGTTGTTTAGAAAGTTTGACTGCTAATAAACCTTTACTGGTAGTAGTTAATGATGAACTAATGGACAATCATCAATTAGAGCTAGCTAGACAGCTGAAGAAAGATGGCAATATAGAGTATTGTGATTGCAGGTATGGGAATTATTgctattttctgtttttgtcTCTTGCATAAAGTCTCTCCAGTCTTGTTATCACTCTCACATGTAAAGTTCTTGATagatttatatcagcaatgttaGACAAGGTCCTAAATCAGTGccgatcaattatttttaaaagagttatgcccttgGAAACATTAACCTTATAGAAAAGTGCATCGTTAGAGCTGTCATGTGTTCAactcttgccagatttttatgaaacctATATCCTCTGTTTATTTCAGCAACCTTTTTAAGGCTTTCCAAAATAAGTTCTGATCAAATATTTTGTCAAGTTATGGCCCTtggaaatatatattataatcgAAATTACATTAGATTTGCATGAAAGTCTTCCTTTTTCTCAAGATATTAAAGAAAGGTttaaaaaacagcaaaaaaatatgcttttgtgCAGTTGTATACGTTGTACTTAGGACAGAAACATATGTGTAATGTCATTTCCTTTATCAGATCTTTATATGTCATGTGTATGtgttaatttttcatatcatactACTTGCCCAAGATTGAAAAATATCACCAAAAATTAAAAGTGTAATTGACGTTGTCAATGTAAACATCAACAACATCATAGGCAAACTAACAATCATAAGATTATCTATGGTCTTTCAAACTTAAGTTAATTGTTGGTCAAATCTCATCTGAGGGCTGTTACCCTTTGTTGAGATTGTTCTAGAAATATAGCTAAGAAATATCTGCtcctttaaaaaataacaatgaatatCTGTTGGTCTTTAAAATAAGAAGTTTATGATtggtttgttaaaaaaataaatagttaatGATTGGTTTAGTCATGTtttgaaaaaatagataaatttgtAGTGATGAGATATGATCAATATGACTAAGACATCTATAAAAATAAGTGTTGAATAAGAAGCTTAATTACTTTACAAGTGTCTCTTTTTATGGCTAGATGAAGCAAATTTGAGTTTTTATCAGCAACTTTCAGAGTAACTCTTGAATTCTTTTTCTGCATCCATGTCTGCATGCAAAGCAGCAGCCAGTTTGAAGAAATTAACCCAAAAAATCTAAATACCAGAGTCTGTTTCACCAAAAAACTTACAATTAAGACTAATTGTAAGTCAGGAATAATTCATTATACTTAGGATAaccttagtcgtaagtttttttatGTGTAACCAACACCATTAGTTGAATTACAGCTCACAAGATTTTGCCATTTCTCCCTTGTCCACTTAGATTGATTCCTGTAGTCCTCCATTTTTTATTGGACAGCAGTGAGAAATGGAGAATGCcattgcaaaaaataaaagatgacTAAATCAACAATAACAGGATACAAACACTACCTAGAAAGCTTACAAGATTGGGCAACATGAATTAATTAGAATACTTGTATCCACATTGGAGACACAAAATTTATGCAAACTTTTTCtatgaatgatatatatatatatatgttaattcaAAGTTTGTTTTAGTTTGTGTAATCTTTCTGTTTTAGTTCACTAGAAGAAACATTGAAGACCTGTGATTTTAGCAGATTAAAGCCTTACACTCCAGGAAAACCACAGTTGTTTGCAGATTATTTGGACAACTTAATGGGGTATACTAAACAGTCATGAGGGGGAGGGGCCTTATACCAAACAGTCATGACATCAAAGATGCTGATTACCTATGTAAAAGTGGAAGATTGAATGAATCATACAGACAGGCCATTGGTTATCACCACCATGTGATCTACAATAAGTTACCGCCGTGCTTATATCATTGACAATAAGTTACCACCGTGATTATATCATTGACAATAAGTTACCACCGTGCTTATATCATCGACAATAAATTACCTTTTTATTGGACATTCTATATTCGTTCTTTGAACTTCAACTATAAACACTCAGAGGGTTGTGATACTACCATTATGaggaaataaaattgattatAATAACTGACATGGAAGACCAAGCTTATCAGGCCAGAATCTCAAAACTCATGTTATATGCTGCATGTAAAATTGTTCTTAgctgttgattaaaaacaaacatataattcTTTTTAATATTAAGCTAAGTTgggtttttatatattttggccTTGAGCATCGTCAAAGAGAGATTGATGTCAAATAGCCCATCTGGTACAGACCAATTGGTATTGTTTATGTTCTTGTAAACATTTATTGTCAGAACTGAATTAAAATGCATTAATTAGATTTTGTCAAGCctgccttgacctcattttcatggttcagcagttattgttaagtttttgtattttggtctgtttttcttatactgtattcAATAGGTCttctatgtttggtgtatggaatggttgcaaggtgtacatgttcagctggcaggtttcatctgaccttgacctcattttcatggttcagttcgtgttaactttttgtgttttggtctgtttttcttaatcttCAAGCAATATATCAActatttttgttgaatttaagAATTGAAGGCTTTTCATGTCTACCCTtcattgttcatctgaccttgacctcattttcatggttcatttgttaatgtttaattttcttggttaagtctgtttcttagaaactataagcaataggtcaattaaAAGTAGTGTAATGAATTATTGTAATGTGTcaatgtatttcttgtttggtttatatgaccttgacctcatttttagctcacctggcccaaagggccaagtgagcttttctcatcacttggcgtccatcgtcctCTGTCGTTgttacctttttaaaaaaaatcttctcctctgaaactactgggccaaattaaccaaacttggccacaatcatcattggggtatttagcttaaaaaatgtgtccagtaacCTGGCCAAACCAAacaagatggccaacatggctaaaaatagaacatgggggtaaaatttagattttggcttataactctgaatccaaagcatttagagcaaatcttacatgggGGTATAATTGATTATTAAGTCAAcatgtatctgccctgaaattttcagacgaatcggacaacttgttgttgggttgctgcccctgaattggtaatttctgtcgtttttggttattatcttgaatatttatatagatagagataaactgtaaacagcaataatgttcagcaaagtaagatctacaaatatttcAACATGACCATAATGGTCAGTTGACAccttaaggggttattgccctttatagtaaatttttaacaattttcattaattttgtaaatttttgtaaatttttacaaaatattatccTCTGTAACTAAAGCGCCAAGTTTAtcatagatagagaaaattgtaagtagcaagaatgttcagtaaagtaagatctacaaacacaattttgtcatgaatccatctgtgttcgttgtttaatatgcaaataGATCAAGgagagcaacacaggctcttaagagcttctagtttttttttatcatgttaagtttatgtgatagttgcaGTAAAGCTTCATGTTTAGGACTATCACCATAAAACCAATGGTTAGTAAAGATGGTCAGACATTTACGCGTGTGCACCTTTGTCTTGAAAGTGAAATCTGATAACTCAACTCATCAACAGAATGGGTTGTAAATGACATTCATTGAAGTTTGCAGGAAGATAAGTGTATATCCACATTAAAGTCAATCTCTCTGTAGATAAATGAATCCACGAAACAATATTTCTTGTTAATTAACTTTTGACATGCTGCAAGGTTTTTGTGTGTCTCCATGACAAAGTTGTGAAGGTGTGTTACTTCCTCGACAGCAATATCAaccattttttaaatgattagcTCTGTTTATGAGTACAAATTAAATTAGGTCGTATAATTCATCAACAATGTTACTTTCATTAATTTGACAAAACTGAACCAAACTGGCTGCAAAAATCACtttattttactatttcactttcattgatGATTCAACAAAACATCATATATCTCTAAGCTAGTGCCcctttatattttctttgttaaaGTTAGTTTCTCTGaaaatataagcaataggtcaactatatttggtacatgaaatgattgtaaggtgtacgtCTGTCTTGCATGTTTCATTTGACTTTcacctcatattcatggttcatGAGTCAATGTGAAGTTTTCATGGTGTTCTATTTTTTGTACACTTTAAACTATAGGTtaagtatatttggtgtatggaatgattgcaaaGTGAATATGTCTGCGGAGCTTGTTTCATCTGCCTTTTACTACATTTTCATGGATAATTGAtattgttaagtttatgtgatacttgtagtttaacttttttttttagcttgatTGGTCCAAAGGGAAATGTGAGTTTTAGCAATTTTGCATCTGTAGACATCGCTCATCTTCGTCTTCGTAAACTATTTTCAAAGATCTTTTCCtttggaagacctggatgcttcatactttgtttatagATGCCTTATGTAACGAATTTAccatctgtcacatgtccattgtccttgacctcatttttatggctcagtgactacttgaaaaaaagttaaagattttttgtaatgttaatttctctctaattatgagtaataggataacaatATTTTGTATGTGTGTACCCTGCAAGGTCCTCGTGCCCTTCAGGCAGTTTCCACTgatctcgacctcatttcatggatcagtgaacaaggttaagtccATAACTCATACTATGAGCAatatgtctagtatatttggtgtatggaaggattgtaaggtgtacatgtcaaactgacatctgaccttgaactcattttcattgttcagtggtcatagttaagtttttgtgtttt
Encoded here:
- the LOC139496461 gene encoding UDP-N-acetylglucosamine transferase subunit ALG13-like isoform X2, with the translated sequence MKILKSKGYNKLLIQIGRCAFDPSTECSVRGFTVECYRYKPSIADDISDASLVISHAGAGSCLESLTANKPLLVVVNDELMDNHQLELARQLKKDGNIEYCDCSSLEETLKTCDFSRLKPYTPGKPQLFADYLDNLMGYTKQS
- the LOC139496461 gene encoding UDP-N-acetylglucosamine transferase subunit ALG13-like isoform X1, with product MSKTVFVTVGTTEFDSLIQSITKDSIYKILKSKGYNKLLIQIGRCAFDPSTECSVRGFTVECYRYKPSIADDISDASLVISHAGAGSCLESLTANKPLLVVVNDELMDNHQLELARQLKKDGNIEYCDCSSLEETLKTCDFSRLKPYTPGKPQLFADYLDNLMGYTKQS